A section of the Triticum dicoccoides isolate Atlit2015 ecotype Zavitan chromosome 7A, WEW_v2.0, whole genome shotgun sequence genome encodes:
- the LOC119331870 gene encoding UDP-glycosyltransferase 92A1 has product MSNFTLTVPSSLAMASTKHVLLFPFPAQGHLGAFMSLAELLHRAIPSAAVTLVSPPRNVAALSATAPPWLAFHSLPFNPADHGLPTHAESADALPVGFPLVTLFEAFEALQPAFDGYVASMAKDDSVVSIVSDLFVAWAASVARRNGCSHAFFASCGAFGTAILRSLWENVPLSVTPTGHVPVPGFPGKIFHKTQVSEVMLRADGEDRASAFCHRQIAHSHATDGVLINTVEEFEPTGLDLLRSSLRVPVWPIGPLIRVAGARPAASADKVHDGMVSWLDTQPPASVLYVSFGSQNSIRQAQMAVLAMALEHAGRPFIWAIRPPVGLAVAASEWLPEGFEKRARDENRGLVIRGWAPQVTILAHRSTGAFLSHCGWNSVLESLVHGVPLLGWPLAADQFYNVEMLEKECGVCVEVARGSTEDAAPPEIDRVAELVETVTGQTSKAAEMRRRMKCIGELMRGAATDDVGSSKKALESFLGATRMH; this is encoded by the coding sequence ATGTCAAACTTCACACTTACCGTTCCTTCTTCCTTAGCAATGGCCAGCACCAAACACGTCTTGCTCTTCCCGTTCCCGGCCCAAGGCCACCTCGGGGCGTTCATGTCCCTCGCCGAACTCCTCCACCGCGCCATCCCGTCCGCCGCCGTAACTCTGGTCTCCCCCCCTCGAAACGTCGCTGCCCTCTCCGCCACGGCGCCGCCATGGCTTGCGTTCCACTCGCTCCCCTTCAACCCAGCCGACCACGGCCTGCCGACCCACGCCGAGTCCGCCGACGCCCTCCCCGTCGGGTTCCCCTTGGTCACCCTCTTCGAAGCTTTCGAGGCTCTGCAGCCCGCCTTCGACGGCTACGTGGCCAGCATGGCCAAGGACGACTCCGTCGTCTCCATCGTCTCCGACCTGTTCGTCGCGTGGGCCGCCAGCGTCGCGCGGAGGAACGGGTGCTCCCACGCCTTCTTCGCCTCGTGTGGCGCGTTCGGCACGGCCATCCTGCGCTCACTGTGGGAGAACGTGCCGCTCTCGGTCACCCCCACCGGGCACGTACCCGTGCCCGGGTTCCCCGGCAAGATCTTCCACAAGACGCAGGTATCCGAGGTCATGCTCCGTGCGGACGGCGAGGACCGGGCGTCGGCTTTCTGTCACCGGCAGATAGCTCACAGCCACGCGACGGACGGGGTGCTCATCAACACCGTGGAGGAGTTCGAGCCAACGGGGCTGGACTTGCTACGGAGCAGCCTGCGCGTCCCGGTTTGGCCCATCGGGCctctcatccgcgtcgccggcgcaAGACCGGCCGCCTCCGCCGACAAAGTGCACGACGGCATGGTAAGCTGGCTGGACACGCAGCCGCCGGCCTCGGTGCTCTACGTGTCGTTCGGGTCCCAGAACTCCATCCGGCAGGCGCAGATGGCGGTGCTGGCAATGGCGCTGGAACACGCCGGACGGCCGTTCATCTGGGCTATCCGGCCGCCTGTGGGGCTCGCCGTCGCGGCGAGCGAGTGGCTGCCGGAAGGATTCGAGAAGAGAGCGCGCGACGAGAACAGAGGGCTCGTCATCCGTGGATGGGCTCCGCAGGTGACTATCCTCGCCCATCGCTCCACGGGCGCGTTCCTCTCGCACTGCGGGTGGAACTCGGTGCTGGAGAGCCTTGTGCACGGCGTGCCGCTCCTCGGATGGCCGCTCGCCGCCGACCAGTTCTACAACGTGGAGATGTTGGAGAAGGAGTGCGGCGTGTGCGTGGAGGTGGCGAGGGGGAGCACGGAGGACGCGGCGCCGCCTGAGATTGACAGGGTGGCGGAGCTGGTCGAGACGGTGACGGGGCAGACGTCCAAGGCGGCGGAGATGCGGAGACGGATGAAGTGCATCGGCGAGTTGATGAGAGGCGCAGCTACAGACGACGTTGGGTCATCGAAGAAGGCGCTCGAGAGCTTCCTGGGAGCAACGAGGATGCATTGA